The following coding sequences lie in one Lentisphaerota bacterium genomic window:
- a CDS encoding type II toxin-antitoxin system VapC family toxin: MRVCLDTNAYSRLMGGHAPLTQLLESCEEVLFPATVLGELHAGFELGSRRETNRRQLGEFLALPGVETIPVTTDIAERYGILIGQLTGQGTPIPTNDIWIAAAALETGSRLVTYDSHFRHIHGLIVLGP, translated from the coding sequence ATGAGGGTGTGCCTGGATACCAACGCCTACAGCCGGCTGATGGGCGGGCATGCGCCGCTGACTCAACTGCTGGAGTCCTGCGAGGAAGTGCTCTTTCCCGCCACTGTTCTCGGTGAGTTGCACGCGGGCTTCGAACTCGGGTCGCGTCGGGAGACGAACCGGAGGCAACTCGGCGAATTCCTCGCCCTCCCCGGAGTTGAGACGATTCCGGTGACAACCGACATCGCCGAACGATACGGCATCCTCATCGGTCAACTGACAGGCCAGGGCACGCCGATTCCCACCAACGACATCTGGATCGCTGCGGCCGCATTGGAAACGGGATCCCGTCTCGTGACCTACGACTCCCATTTTAGACATATTCACGGGTTGATCGTCCTTGGCCCCTGA